In Chionomys nivalis chromosome 24, mChiNiv1.1, whole genome shotgun sequence, one genomic interval encodes:
- the Trpc3 gene encoding short transient receptor potential channel 3 isoform X3, with translation MSTKVRKCREPARVTLPAPEEEEDGEAEGAESQRRRRGWRGVNGGLEPPCQRAPPSPGPDASSEGSPSRWRTAGMRDKGRRQAVRGPAFMFGSRGPSLTAEEERFLDAAEYGNIPVVRKMLEESQTLNVNCVDYMGQNALQLAVGNEHLEVTELLLKKENLARIGDALLLAISKGYVRIVEAILGHPGFAASRRLTLSPCEQELRDDDFYAYDEDGTRFSPDITPIILAAHCHKYEVVHLLLLKGARIERPHDYFCRCADCAEKQRLDAFSHSRSRINAYKGLASPAYLSLSSEDPVLTALELSNELAKLANIEKEFKNDYRKLSMQCKDLCRDSEEVEAILNGDLESAEPLETHRHKASLSRVKLAIKYEVKKFVAHPNCQQQLLTIWYENLSGLREQTIAIKCLVVLVVALGLPFLAIGYWIAPCSRLGKILRSPFMKFVAHAASFIIFLGLLVFNASDRFEGISTLPNITVIDYPKQIFRVKTTQFTWTEMLIMVWVLGMMWSECKELWLEGPREYIVQLWNVLDFGMLSIFIAAFTARFLAFLQATKAQQYVDSHVQESDLSEVTLPPEVQYFTYARDKWLPSDPQIISEGLYAIAVVLSFSRIAYILPANESFGPLQISLGRTVKDIFKFMVLFIMVFLAFMIGMFILYSYYLGAKVNPAFTTVEESFKTLFWSIFGLSEVTSVVLKYDHKFIENIGYVLYGIYNVTMVVVLLNMLIAMINSSYQEIEDDSDVEWKFARSKLWLSYFDDGKTLPPPFSLVPSPKSFVYFIMRITNLSKCRRRRLQKDLELGMGNSKSRF, from the exons GTCCTCGGAGGGCAGCCCGTCGAGGTGGCGCACTGCAGGGATGCGTGACAAGGGCCGGCGCCAAGCGGTGCGTGGCCCGGCCTTCATGTTTGGTTCTCGTGGGCCCAGCCTCACAGCCGAGGAGGAGCGCTTCCTAGACGCTGCAGAGTACGGCAACATCCCGGTGGTGCGCAAGATGCTGGAGGAGTCCCAAACGCTCAACGTCAACTGTGTGGACTACATGGGCCAGAATGCACTGCAGCTGGCTGTCGGCAATGAGCATCTGGAGGTGACTGAGCTGCTGCTGAAGAAGGAGAACCTGGCACGTATAGGTGATGCACTGTTGCTAGCCATCAGCAAGGGCTATGTGCGCATCGTGGAGGCCATCCTGGGACACCCAGGTTTTGCGGCCAGCCGGCGCCTGACACTTAGCCCTTGCGAGCAGGAACTGCGGGACGATGACTTCTATGCCTATGATGAGGATGGCACACGCTTCTCGCCTGACATCACGCCCATCATCCTGGCTGCACACTGCCATAAATACGAGGTGGTGCATCTGCTGCTGCTCAAGGGCGCGCGCATCGAGCGGCCCCACGACTACTTCTGTCGCTGTGCTGACTGTGCTGAGAAGCAGCGGCTTGATGCCTTCAGCCACTCGAGGTCTCGGATCAACGCTTACAAGGGACTGGCCAGCCCTGCATACCTGTCGCTCTCCAGCGAGGACCCGGTGCTCACGGCCCTGGAACTCAGCAATGAGCTGGCCAAGCTAGCTAACATAGAGAAGGAGTTCAAG AACGACTACAGGAAACTCTCCATGCAATGCAAAGACCTGTGCCGGGACTCGGAAGAAGTGGAGGCCATTCTGAACGGAGATCTGGAGTCAGCAGAGCCCctggagacacacagacacaaggctTCCCTGAGTCGCGTCAAACTTGCCATTAAGTACGAAGTAAAAAAG TTCGTGGCTCACCCCAACTGCCAGCAACAGCTTCTGACGATCTGGTATGAGAATCTCTCCGGCCTTCGGGAGCAGACCATCGCTATCAAGTGCCTGGTCGTGTTGGTCGTGGCCTTGGGCCTTCCGTTCCTTGCCATTGGCTATTGGATTGCACCTTGTAGCAGG CTGGGGAAAATTCTTCGAAGCCCTTTCATGAAGTTCGTGGCACACGCCGCCTCCTTcatcatctttctgggtctgcttGTGTTCAACGCCTCAGACAGGTTTGAAGGTATCAGCACGCTGCCCAATATCACTGTCATTGACTACCCCAAGCAGATCTTCAGGGTGAAGACCACCCAGTTCACATGGACGGAAATGCTAATTATGGTCTGGGTTCTCG GGATGATGTGGTCTGAGTGCAAGGAGCTCTGGCTGGAAGGGCCCCGGGAGTACATCGTGCAGCTGTGGAACGTGCTTGACTTCGGCATGCTCTCCATCTTCATCGCCGCCTTCACCGCCAGGTTCCTGGCCTTCCTGCAGGCCACGAAAGCGCAGCAGTATGTGGACAGCCACGTGCAAGAGAGCGACCTGAGCGAAGTCACGCTTCCGCCTGAGGTTCAGTATTTCACCTATG CTAGAGACAAATGGCTCCCTTCTGACCCTCAGATCATATCCGAAGGCCTCTACGCCATAGCGGTGGTACTCAGCTTCTCCCGGATCGCATACATTCTCCCTGCAAACGAGAGCTTTGGGCCCTTGCAGATCTCCCTTGGAAGGACTGTGAAGGACATATTCAAGTTCATGGTTCTGTTCATTATGGTGTTTCTGGCGTTCATGATTGGCATGTTCATCCTTTATTCTTACTACCTTGGGGCCAAAGTCAATCCTGCTTTTACCAC TGTTGAAGAAAGTTTCAAGACTTTGTTTTGGTCCATATTTGGACTGTCTGAAGTGACTTCCGTAGTCCTCAAATATGATCACAAATTCATCGAGAATATTGGATATGTTCTTTACGGAATATACAATGTAACCATGGTGGTCGTCTTACTCAACATGCTAATTGCCATGATTAATAGCTCATACCAAGAAATCGAG GATGACAGTGATGTTGAGTGGAAGTTTGCACGTTCAAAACTTTGGTTATCCTACTTTGACGACGGGAAGACGCTGCCTCCGCCCTTCAGCCTGGTCCCTAGTCCAAAATCCTTTGTTTACTTCATCATGCGGATCACTAACCTTTCCAAATGCAGGAGGAGAAGACTGCAGAAGGACCTGGAGTTGGGAATGGGTAACTCCAAGTCCAGG